A stretch of Arachis hypogaea cultivar Tifrunner chromosome 15, arahy.Tifrunner.gnm2.J5K5, whole genome shotgun sequence DNA encodes these proteins:
- the LOC112749344 gene encoding F-box/kelch-repeat protein At3g06240-like, which produces MVTLVLPSLFEEIGFDRIIDCVNGIICHYKKAGLNVKIGLWNPKTDEHKIIPPSIITNDPDFDAEVEIHGFGYDNVNDDYKVIQHICYCHNEFYQYEPALANWQIYSLKSNCWKKLNLEMTEKGGFGEGYVTYLNGVCHWRGGDKNGKEVLVSFNLSTETFQTTLIGWQQSDDIDCLTRTLVVLNDSVALISSFDENSHIEISILGEVGVKESWVKLFTIGPFPYIWHPMIMGNKCDIIFFMGNENHELASFDVISGKIMFHYSNGSAFKIKLMIRDSTNNDFFTETLNIYTSSMISHTGGHGNTFTHPLLLKACANLGSISQYSWDYDSWPYSETWLPR; this is translated from the exons ATGGTTACGTTAGTTTTGCCAAGTCTGTTtgaagaaattggttttgatagAATTATAGACTGTGTTAATGGTATCATATGTCACTATAAAAAAGCTGGTCTTAATGTAAAAATAGGACTTTGGAATCCCAAAACCGACGAGCATAAAATTATTCCTCCAAGTATTATTACTAATGATCCCGACTTTGATGCAGAGGTAGAAATTCATGGGTTTGGTTATGATAATGTGAATGATGACTATAAAGTGATTCAACATATATGTTATTGTCATAATGAATTTTACCAATATGAGCCTGCTCTAGCAAATTGGCAAATTTATAGTCTAAAAAGTAATTGTTGGAAGAAACTTAATCTTGAAATGACTGAAAAAGGAGGTTTTGGTGAAGGTTATGTAACGTACTTAAATGGAGTATGCCACTGGCGGGGTGGAGATAAGAATGGAAAAGAGGTACTTGTGTCATTTAATCTCAGCACTGAAACGTTTCAAACCACATTGATTGGTTGGCAACAAAGTGATGATATTGATTGCCTTACCAGAACTTTGGTAGTGCTCAACGACTCTGTTGCTCTGATCTCCTCTTTTGATGAGAATAGTCATATTGAAATATCCATTTTAGGTGAAGTTGGTGTAAAAGAATCTTGGGTGAAGCTTTTCACAATTGGACCCTTTCCATATATTTGGCATCCAATGATAATGGGCAACAAAtgtgatataatattttttatgggAAATGAAAACCATGAATTGGCTTCCTTTGATGTTATTAGTGGCAAA ATAATGTTTCATTATTCAAATGGCAGTGCGTTCAAGATAAAACTCATGATTCGAGATTCTACCAATAACGACTTCTTTACTGAAACCTTAAACATATACACTTCTTCCATGATTTCACACACTGGTGGCCATGGGAACACCTTCACTCACCCTTTACTCCTAAAGGCCTGTGCCAACCTTGGTTCCATTAGTCAATATTCATGGGACTATGATTCATGGCCATATTCTGAGACTTGGCTTCCAAGATGA
- the LOC112749346 gene encoding F-box/kelch-repeat protein At3g06240-like has protein sequence MATHSDHISKDVVLEILAKLPVKSLKRFSCVHKSWLNLFENSNFKSMYYENLKSTTTHSSSLLLWRYFYNERSDGDVYENDVHLLSGERYENIVTLVLPSLLEENGFYRVLDCVNGIICHYEEDGLDVKIGLWNPKTDQHKIIPPGITDDEPGFDRRVSIHGFGYDNVNDDYKVIQCVYYVHGQTFVEEPVLTIWQIYSLKSNCWKKLDLEMTKKEHIYNASVAYLNGVCHWWGREHATNGLEEEQVLVSFNLSTETFQTTSIVWLQKNDDRPIRSLVVLNKSVTLISSFAKNNCIEISILGEIGVKESWVKLFTLEPFSSEFSPMRMGHKCDLIFIENHNSELASFDVITRKLKLI, from the exons ATGGCAACCCATAGCGATCATATTTCTAAGGATGTTGTATTAGAAATTCTAGCAAAATTACCTGTTAAGTCTTTGAAGCGATTTAGTTGTGTGCATAAGTCTTGGCTAAATTTATTTGAGAATTCTAATTTTAAGAGCATGTACTACGAGAAtttaaaatctacaactactcaCTCATCGTCTCTCCTTCTATGGAGATATTTTTATAACGAAAGAAGTGATGGAGACGTCTATGAAAATGATGTGCATTTGCTTTCTGGAGAAAGGTACGAAAACATAGTTACGTTAGTTTTGCCAAGTCTATTGGAAGAAAATGGTTTTTATAGAGTTTTAGACTGTGTTAATGGTATCATATGTCACTATGAAGAAGATGGTCTTGATGTAAAAATAGGACTTTGGAACCCCAAAACCGACCAGCATAAAATTATTCCTCCGGGTATTACTGATGATGAGCCCGGCTTTGATCGGCGAGTAAGTATTCATGGATTTGGTTATGATAATGTGAATGATGATTATAAAGTGATTCAATGTGTATATTATGTTCATGGTCAAACTTTTGTAGAAGAGCCTGTTCTAACAATTTGGCAAATTTATAGTCTAAAAAGTAATTGTTGGAAGAAACTTGATCTTGAAATGACTAAGAAGGAACATATATATAATGCTTCTGTAGCGTACTTGAATGGAGTATGTCACTGGTGGGGTAGAGAGCATGCCACTAATGGACTCGAAGAAGAACAAGTACTTGTGTCATTTAATCTCAGCACTGAAACGTTTCAAACCACATCAATTGTTTGGCTGCAAAAAAATGATGATAGACCTATCAGAAGTTTGGTAGTGCTCAACAAATCTGTTACTCTGATTTCCTCTTTTGCTAAGAATAATTGCATTGAAATATctattttgggtgaaattggtgTGAAAGAATCTTGGGTGAAACTTTTCACACTTGAACCCTTTTCATCAGAATTTAGTCCAATGAGAATGGGCCACAAATGTGATCTAATATTTATCGAAAACCACAACAGTGAATTGGCTTCCTTTGATGTTATTACGCGCAAA TTGAAATTGATTTGA
- the LOC112751581 gene encoding pentatricopeptide repeat-containing protein At4g35130, chloroplastic-like, producing the protein MRSASLSSFKKPLYLWNLMIRDSTNNGFYIETLNIYTSMVSHTGGDGNTFTYPLLLKACANLGSMIHGTMIHGHILRLGFQDDLFVQTALVGMYAKCTYVECARHVFDGMAHRSVVSWNSMISAYSRGFFMDAAFSLLKDMWVLGFEPSSPTFVSILSGCSDSDSDSFSFWWQGMSIHCCLIKLGLVYSQVTLANALMGMYVHFSQMEEARKVFDLMDEKSIISWTTIMGGYVKVGHVAEAYNLFNQMQHQSTGIDFIVFLILISGCIQVGDLLLASSVQAFVLKCGCDKEESIENLLITMYAKCSDLVSARRIFDLIIKKSISSWTSMIAGYAHSDHPLEALHLFRRLVRTDFRPDGPTVATVISACADIGSISIAQEMEDYISLNGLEFDLLVQTSLIHLYSKCGSIKKAQEVFEKVADKDLTVWSSMINSYAIHGMGKEAIDLFRKMTTTEGIIPDAIVYTSVLLACSHAGLVEDGLKYFISMQKDFGITPKIEHCTCLVDLLG; encoded by the coding sequence ATGCGTTCTGCATCACTTAGCAGCTTCAAAAAGCCCCTTTACCTATGGAACTTGATGATTCGAGATTCTACCAATAACGGCTTCTATATTGAAACCTTAAACATATACACTTCAATGGTTTCACACACTGGTGGGGATGGGAACACCTTCACTTACCCTTTGCTCCTAAAGGCCTGTGCCAACCTGGGTTCCATGATTCATGGGACTATGATTCATGGCCATATTCTGAGACTTGGCTTCCAAGATGACTTATTTGTTCAAACTGCACTTGTTGGCATGTATGCTAAGTGCACTTATGTTGAGTGTGCACGCCACGTGTTTGATGGAATGGCGCACAGAAGCGTCGTGTCCTGGAACTCCATGATTTCGGCTTATTCTCGTGGGTTTTTTATGGATGCGGCATTCAGCCTCTTGAAAGATATGTGGGTTCTTGGCTTTGAGCCAAGTTCGCCcacatttgtttcaattttgtcagGTTGTTCGGATTCAGATTCAGATTCCTTTAGCTTTTGGTGGCAAGGGATGTCGATACATTGTTGCTTGATCAAACTTGGACTTGTGTATTCTCAAGTTACTTTGGCCAATGCGTTAATGGGAATGTATGTTCACTTTAGCCAAATGGAGGAAGCGAGGAAGGTTTTTGATTTGATGGATGAAAAATCAATAATTTCTTGGACAACTATTATGGGAGGTTATGTGAAAGTTGGCCATGTTGCGGAAGCATATAATTTATTCAATCAAATGCAGCATCAAAGTACTGGCATAGATTTTATTGTATTTCTAATTCTTATATCTGGTTGTATACAAGTAGGAGATCTCTTATTAGCTTCATCAGTTCaagcttttgtacttaaatgtggATGCGATAAAGAGGAGTCCATTGAAAATTTGCTAATAACTATGTATGCAAAATGCAGTGACCTTGTATCTGCTAGAAggatatttgatttgattatcaAAAAGAGTATTTCCTCATGGACATCAATGATTGCAGGATATGCCCATTCGGATCACCCATTGGAGGCATTGCATTTGTTTAGAAGGCTTGTACGGACAGATTTTAGACCAGATGGACCAACCGTTGCTACTGTTATATCAGCTTGTGCTGATATAGGATCAATTAGCATAGCACAAGAGATGGAAGATTATATTTCTCTAAATGGATTGGAATTCGATCTACTAGTCCAAACATCTCTCATACACTTGTACTCCAAGTGTGGAAGCATCAAGAAAGCCCAAGAAGTATTTGAAAAAGTGGCAGATAAAGATTTAACTGTTTGGTCTTCCATGATAAATAGCTATGCTATTCATGGGATGGGGAAAGAAGCGATTGACCTATTTCGCAAAATgacaactacagaagggataatTCCAGATGCTATTGTTTACACCAGTGTTTTGCTGGCTTGTAGCCATGCAGGGTTAGTAGAAGATGGATTGAAGTACTTCATAAGTATGcaaaaagattttggaataaCTCCTAAGATAGAACATTGCACTTGCTTGGTAGATCTTCTTGGTTGA